From the genome of Proteus vulgaris, one region includes:
- the anmK gene encoding anhydro-N-acetylmuramic acid kinase, translated as MRAGRYIGVMSGTSLDGVDVVLAAINNKFVAQQETHFLPYPQLLRQRILAVCQGQPTTLHELGLLDAQLGELYAQAIIELLAKVKLSASDITAIGCHGQTVWHEPESDMPFTMQIGDNNRVAALTGITTVGDFRRRDIAYGGQGAPLVPAFHLAVLGHSIERRIILNIGGIANISLLLPGVAVKGYDTGPGNMLLDSWNWIHNQTPYDDNGQWAATGKVNAALLKDMLSDPYFSRSAPKSTGREYFNTQWLNYHLARVPNVFPEDVQATLVELTAISIVQQIQLSGGCERLLVCGGGARNGQIMHRLASLLPGTEVAPTDKYGLSGDDMEALAFAWLAARTIANESGNLPSVTGASRETVLGAIYPTNPR; from the coding sequence ATGAGAGCAGGGCGATACATTGGCGTGATGTCTGGCACAAGCTTAGATGGTGTTGATGTTGTATTAGCTGCAATCAATAATAAGTTCGTTGCACAACAAGAAACTCATTTTTTACCTTATCCACAACTTCTACGTCAACGTATTTTAGCTGTTTGCCAAGGACAACCCACTACTCTACATGAGCTAGGCTTATTAGACGCACAATTAGGAGAGCTATATGCTCAAGCAATTATAGAGTTACTGGCAAAAGTAAAACTGAGTGCAAGCGATATTACGGCGATAGGGTGCCATGGACAAACGGTCTGGCATGAACCTGAAAGTGATATGCCATTTACTATGCAAATCGGTGACAACAATCGTGTGGCTGCATTGACAGGGATCACCACTGTCGGTGATTTCCGTCGTCGTGATATTGCATATGGTGGACAAGGCGCGCCTTTAGTGCCTGCTTTTCACCTTGCAGTATTAGGGCATTCTATCGAGAGACGTATTATTTTAAATATTGGGGGTATTGCCAATATTTCATTATTATTGCCTGGTGTTGCAGTAAAAGGCTATGACACTGGCCCTGGCAATATGTTGTTAGATAGCTGGAACTGGATACACAACCAAACGCCTTATGATGATAATGGGCAATGGGCAGCAACTGGAAAAGTAAATGCTGCATTATTAAAAGATATGCTGTCTGATCCTTATTTTTCTCGTTCAGCACCTAAAAGTACCGGGCGAGAATATTTTAATACGCAATGGTTAAACTATCACTTAGCAAGAGTACCTAATGTTTTCCCTGAAGATGTACAAGCCACTTTAGTTGAATTAACCGCTATCAGTATTGTGCAACAAATACAATTAAGCGGGGGATGTGAACGTCTTTTAGTCTGTGGTGGAGGTGCTAGAAATGGGCAAATTATGCATCGTTTGGCCTCATTATTACCAGGCACAGAAGTAGCACCTACAGATAAATATGGTTTAAGTGGTGATGATATGGAAGCGCTTGCATTTGCTTGGCTCGCAGCTAGAACTATTGCCAATGAATCAGGAAATTTACCTTCTGTCACAGGGGCATCAAGAGAAACCGTTTTAGGGGCGATTTACCCTACAAATCCTCGTTAA
- a CDS encoding OB-fold putative lipoprotein, whose translation MKKTVLLLSIITLLSGCKINEAIRSVNSAVNQIVPSMESTVTEATYAEICKDFSDNEIAAKKKWRGKWVIFEGRVTTIASLEEVVRYDLYKPTPPKVIAISFNNKASASYTLKPSEEENVLKIKKGQTAKIKGEITDIANTLGCLILLDNGTIQ comes from the coding sequence ATGAAGAAGACGGTGTTATTACTATCTATAATCACATTATTATCAGGGTGTAAAATAAATGAAGCTATTCGTTCAGTTAATAGTGCTGTGAACCAAATAGTTCCATCGATGGAATCGACAGTAACTGAAGCGACTTATGCAGAAATATGTAAGGACTTTAGTGATAATGAGATAGCAGCTAAGAAAAAATGGAGAGGAAAGTGGGTTATTTTTGAAGGAAGAGTGACCACTATTGCAAGTTTGGAAGAAGTAGTCAGATATGACCTCTATAAACCAACACCACCTAAAGTCATTGCTATTTCATTTAATAATAAAGCTAGTGCTTCATATACTTTAAAACCAAGTGAAGAAGAAAATGTTCTTAAAATTAAGAAAGGACAAACTGCAAAAATAAAAGGTGAAATAACTGATATTGCTAATACTCTGGGTTGCTTGATCCTTTTAGACAACGGAACCATACAATAA
- a CDS encoding sulfite exporter TauE/SafE family protein, with amino-acid sequence MMDMILLFLLVGCITGFFAGLLGIGGGAIIVPVVMYVVSQQAIPTDMVMKIALSTSFSVIIFSTASSAYSHNKHKAILWQQFPLLSIGTIIGMLVGTFLVQKMSNTILQIVFCIFMVYTIYGLLTKKKEAERIENVKDPVVSKPALTSGGSLIGFISSFIGIAGGTITIPLLSHWGFNTRKCIATSSMIGVIIASIGTIMGIVYGWNQTNIDDYYLGFIYLPAFIGISITSILFAPIGVKVAYRLPIPRVRQIFALFLFLVVVKMMYTLITG; translated from the coding sequence ATGATGGACATGATTTTACTGTTTCTTTTAGTGGGATGTATCACTGGCTTTTTTGCTGGATTACTTGGTATTGGCGGCGGTGCAATCATTGTTCCAGTGGTCATGTATGTGGTCAGCCAGCAAGCCATCCCAACAGATATGGTGATGAAGATAGCCTTATCTACCTCATTCTCTGTTATTATATTTTCCACTGCATCTTCGGCGTATTCCCATAACAAGCATAAAGCCATTTTATGGCAACAATTTCCTTTATTATCCATTGGCACTATCATTGGTATGCTTGTGGGAACATTTCTAGTACAAAAAATGTCAAACACGATATTGCAAATCGTGTTCTGTATTTTCATGGTATATACCATCTATGGTTTATTAACTAAAAAGAAAGAAGCGGAACGCATTGAAAACGTAAAAGATCCTGTTGTTTCAAAACCTGCCTTAACAAGTGGTGGCTCTTTAATTGGTTTTATATCCAGCTTTATCGGCATTGCTGGTGGCACTATTACTATCCCTCTTTTAAGTCATTGGGGATTTAATACACGTAAATGTATTGCAACCTCTTCAATGATTGGTGTCATCATTGCTTCTATCGGCACAATCATGGGTATTGTCTACGGTTGGAATCAAACAAATATTGATGATTATTACTTGGGTTTTATCTATTTACCTGCCTTTATCGGAATAAGCATAACTAGCATACTCTTCGCACCTATCGGTGTTAAAGTTGCTTATCGCCTACCAATTCCTAGAGTTCGTCAAATATTTGCATTATTCCTATTCTTAGTCGTAGTGAAAATGATGTATACGCTTATTACAGGATAA
- the purR gene encoding HTH-type transcriptional repressor PurR, giving the protein MATIKDVAKRAGVSTTTVSHVINKTRFVAENTRAAVWAAIKELNYSPSAVARSLKVNHTKSIGLLATSSEAPYFAEVIEAVENSCYSKGYTLILCNSHNNLDKQKAYLAMLAQKRVDGLLVMCSEYPDHLLTLLEGYRNIPMVVMDWGKARGDFTDTIIDNAFHGGYIAGRYLIERGHRDIGIIPGPLERNTGGGRLQGFLKAMEEAKITVKDEWIVQGDFEPESGYKAMYQMLNQKQRPTAVFCGGDVMAMGAICAADELGLRVPFDISIVGYDNIRNARYFTPALTTVHQPKERLGQMALSMLLDRIVNKREDAQTIEVHPRLVERRSVADGPFIDYRR; this is encoded by the coding sequence ATGGCAACAATAAAAGACGTGGCAAAACGCGCAGGCGTATCAACCACGACTGTTTCTCATGTGATCAACAAAACACGTTTTGTTGCTGAGAACACACGGGCAGCAGTTTGGGCCGCTATAAAAGAATTAAATTATTCGCCTAGTGCCGTTGCGCGTAGTTTGAAAGTCAATCACACCAAATCTATTGGCCTGTTAGCCACGTCCAGTGAAGCTCCTTACTTTGCTGAAGTGATTGAAGCAGTTGAAAACAGTTGTTATAGCAAAGGCTATACACTGATTTTATGTAATTCACATAATAATCTTGATAAACAAAAAGCCTATTTAGCGATGCTGGCACAAAAACGCGTTGATGGGTTATTAGTGATGTGTTCTGAATATCCCGATCATCTTCTGACTCTTTTGGAAGGCTATCGTAATATTCCCATGGTTGTCATGGATTGGGGTAAGGCCCGTGGCGACTTTACAGATACTATTATCGATAACGCTTTTCATGGTGGTTATATCGCTGGCCGTTATCTTATCGAACGAGGTCATCGTGATATCGGTATTATTCCTGGACCATTAGAGCGCAACACCGGTGGTGGTCGTCTACAAGGCTTTCTAAAAGCCATGGAAGAAGCCAAAATCACAGTAAAAGATGAGTGGATTGTACAAGGTGACTTTGAACCTGAGTCAGGTTATAAAGCGATGTATCAAATGCTAAATCAAAAACAACGCCCTACTGCAGTTTTTTGTGGCGGTGATGTGATGGCAATGGGTGCAATCTGTGCTGCAGATGAGCTAGGTTTACGTGTTCCTTTTGATATTTCAATCGTAGGTTATGACAATATTCGTAATGCACGTTATTTTACCCCTGCACTAACCACAGTCCACCAGCCCAAAGAACGTTTAGGTCAAATGGCCTTATCAATGTTGCTTGATCGCATCGTTAACAAACGTGAAGATGCCCAAACAATCGAAGTACACCCTCGATTGGTTGAGCGTCGTTCAGTTGCTGATGGTCCTTTTATCGACTATCGTCGCTAA
- the rnt gene encoding ribonuclease T yields MPEINNPNKLCNRFRGYYPVVIDVETGGFNAKTDGLLEIAAITLKMDEQGWLKPDNTLHFHVDPFEGANLEPAALEFTGIDPTNPLRGAVSEYEALHAIFKMVRKGMKDADCNRAIIVAHNANFDHSFVMAAAERTGLKRNPFHPFATFDTAALSGLVLGQTILAKACITAGIPFDSKLAHGALYDTNRTSLLFCELVNRWKKLGGWPLPTP; encoded by the coding sequence ATGCCTGAAATAAATAATCCCAATAAGCTTTGTAACCGTTTTCGAGGTTACTACCCTGTTGTTATTGATGTTGAGACAGGTGGATTTAATGCAAAAACAGATGGTTTACTTGAAATTGCAGCCATTACATTAAAAATGGATGAACAAGGTTGGTTAAAACCTGATAATACGCTACATTTTCATGTTGATCCCTTTGAAGGTGCTAATCTAGAACCTGCTGCCTTAGAATTTACAGGCATTGACCCAACAAACCCACTTCGTGGCGCAGTCAGTGAATATGAAGCCTTGCATGCAATTTTTAAAATGGTACGCAAAGGAATGAAGGATGCTGATTGTAACCGCGCTATCATTGTAGCGCACAATGCAAATTTCGATCATAGCTTTGTCATGGCTGCGGCTGAACGAACAGGGTTAAAACGAAACCCTTTTCATCCTTTTGCCACCTTTGATACAGCGGCGTTAAGTGGATTAGTTTTGGGGCAAACTATTTTAGCTAAAGCCTGTATCACTGCAGGAATACCTTTTGATAGCAAACTCGCTCATGGTGCGTTATATGATACGAATCGCACATCATTACTTTTTTGTGAGTTAGTTAATCGCTGGAAAAAGCTCGGTGGATGGCCATTACCAACACCTTAA
- a CDS encoding Grx4 family monothiol glutaredoxin, protein MTTIEKIERQINENPIILYMKGSPKLPSCGFSAQAVQAISACGERFAYVDILQNPDIRAELPKYAHWPTFPQLWVDGELVGGCDIILEMYQRGELQKLLKETADKYRGEEEA, encoded by the coding sequence ATGACGACTATTGAAAAAATTGAACGCCAGATCAATGAAAACCCAATTATTTTATACATGAAAGGTTCACCAAAATTACCAAGTTGCGGTTTTTCTGCTCAGGCAGTTCAAGCTATCTCTGCTTGTGGTGAGCGTTTTGCGTATGTTGATATCCTGCAAAACCCAGATATTCGTGCAGAATTACCAAAATATGCACACTGGCCAACTTTCCCACAATTATGGGTAGATGGTGAATTAGTCGGTGGATGTGACATCATTCTAGAAATGTATCAGCGCGGTGAATTACAGAAGTTACTAAAAGAGACTGCTGATAAATATCGTGGTGAAGAAGAAGCCTAA
- the punR gene encoding DNA-binding transcriptional activator PunR, with the protein MWSEYSLEVVDAVARTGSFSSAAQELHRVPSAVSYTVRQLEEWLAVPLFERRHRDVELTDAGKIFIKEARSVIKKMNDTRHLCQQVSNGWRGQFSIAVDGIVKPERTQQLILDFYRHFPDIELYVYPEVFNGVWDSLVNGRVDLAIGATRASPIGERYSFRDMGFMPWRCVCHVDHPLAKAEHPLTDDEMRPYPSLCLEDTSRSLPKRDTWALNNQRRMVVPTWDMGLECLLAGLCVGMVPWHRAEPLIAQGKLVTLKLAQPLPDSPCCLTWVDKSESPALTWLLDYLGNSQTLNEEWLR; encoded by the coding sequence ATGTGGTCAGAATACTCTTTAGAAGTTGTCGATGCAGTCGCAAGAACAGGAAGTTTTAGCTCCGCTGCTCAAGAATTGCACAGAGTGCCCTCCGCCGTTAGTTATACTGTTCGGCAATTAGAGGAATGGCTCGCCGTTCCTTTATTTGAGCGCCGTCACCGTGATGTAGAATTAACCGATGCGGGTAAAATTTTCATCAAAGAAGCGCGATCTGTTATCAAAAAAATGAATGACACTCGACACCTATGTCAACAGGTTTCCAATGGGTGGCGTGGTCAATTTAGTATAGCAGTTGATGGCATTGTTAAACCCGAAAGAACACAACAACTTATTCTCGATTTTTATCGCCATTTTCCTGATATTGAGTTGTATGTCTACCCAGAAGTGTTTAATGGGGTGTGGGACTCCTTAGTTAATGGTCGTGTTGATTTAGCCATTGGTGCAACAAGAGCGTCACCGATTGGTGAACGTTATAGTTTCAGGGATATGGGTTTTATGCCTTGGCGCTGTGTTTGTCATGTTGATCACCCATTAGCTAAAGCAGAACATCCATTAACCGATGATGAAATGCGACCTTATCCTAGCTTATGTTTAGAGGATACATCACGTAGTTTACCAAAGCGTGACACTTGGGCGTTAAATAACCAACGTAGAATGGTTGTACCAACATGGGATATGGGGCTTGAGTGTTTGTTGGCAGGATTATGTGTAGGAATGGTACCTTGGCATCGTGCTGAGCCATTGATAGCCCAAGGAAAGCTAGTTACTTTAAAACTTGCACAGCCATTGCCAGACAGTCCATGCTGTCTGACGTGGGTTGATAAAAGTGAATCGCCTGCTTTAACGTGGTTGTTAGATTATCTTGGAAATAGCCAAACCTTAAATGAGGAATGGCTTCGCTAG
- a CDS encoding YnhF family membrane protein — protein sequence MDTDLKFGLSTAVAALVMIVLFSTMLF from the coding sequence ATGGATACGGATCTGAAATTTGGTTTGAGCACAGCAGTAGCAGCGCTTGTTATGATTGTTTTATTTTCAACTATGTTGTTCTAA
- the sodB gene encoding superoxide dismutase [Fe], with protein sequence MSFELPKLPYALDALEPHISKETLEFHYGKHHQTYVTNLNNLVKGTDLESKSLEEIIKSTDGGIFNNAAQVWNHTFYWNCLAPNAGGAPTGKIADAINKAFGSFEEFKKQFNDAAAKNFGSGWTWLVKKADGSVAIVNTSNAATPVSGADKPLLTVDVWEHAYYIDYRNARVKYLEEFWALVNWSFVEANLA encoded by the coding sequence ATGTCTTTCGAATTACCAAAATTACCTTATGCGTTAGATGCTCTTGAGCCACATATCTCTAAAGAAACATTAGAATTCCACTATGGTAAACATCACCAAACCTATGTAACCAACTTAAACAATCTGGTTAAAGGTACTGATTTAGAAAGCAAATCTTTAGAAGAAATCATTAAATCTACTGATGGTGGCATCTTCAATAACGCGGCTCAAGTATGGAACCACACTTTCTACTGGAACTGTTTAGCACCAAATGCAGGTGGCGCACCAACAGGTAAAATTGCTGATGCTATCAACAAAGCATTTGGCTCTTTTGAAGAGTTTAAAAAGCAATTTAATGATGCAGCCGCTAAAAACTTCGGTTCTGGTTGGACTTGGTTAGTTAAAAAAGCTGACGGTTCAGTTGCCATTGTTAACACCTCTAATGCGGCAACGCCAGTTTCAGGTGCAGACAAACCTCTGTTAACTGTGGATGTATGGGAACACGCTTACTACATCGACTACCGTAATGCCCGCGTTAAATATTTAGAAGAGTTCTGGGCACTGGTTAACTGGTCATTTGTTGAAGCTAACCTAGCTTAA
- the gloA gene encoding lactoylglutathione lyase: protein MRVLHTMIRVGDLQRSIDFYTKVLGMQLLRTSENEEYKYSLAFVGYGDESTGAVIELTYNWGVNSYEMGTAFGHVALGVDDVAATCEAIRQAGGNVTRDAGPVKGGSTIIAFVEDPDGYKIELIENKSASHALGN from the coding sequence ATGCGAGTACTTCATACCATGATTCGTGTAGGCGATTTACAACGTTCTATCGATTTTTATACCAAAGTATTAGGTATGCAACTTCTACGCACTAGCGAGAATGAGGAATATAAATACTCGTTAGCTTTTGTTGGCTATGGTGATGAGAGCACCGGTGCGGTTATTGAGTTAACCTATAACTGGGGTGTAAACAGCTATGAAATGGGAACGGCTTTTGGCCATGTTGCGCTGGGTGTTGATGATGTTGCAGCAACCTGTGAAGCTATTCGTCAAGCTGGCGGTAATGTTACCCGTGACGCAGGCCCAGTTAAAGGAGGCTCAACTATTATTGCTTTTGTTGAAGATCCTGATGGGTACAAAATCGAACTCATCGAAAATAAAAGTGCAAGTCACGCACTAGGTAACTGA
- a CDS encoding glycine zipper 2TM domain-containing protein — MFKHLLIGLFTMTVLTGCVNTSSLSGDTYTASQAKQAQNITYGTIVSVRAVNIQAGSDENILGAIGGAVLGGMLGNTIGGGTGRNLATAAGAIAGGMAGQQAQGALNTTKGVQIEVRLDSGKTVAIVQKADNTVYSQGQRVAVIGNGNNLTVSPR; from the coding sequence ATGTTTAAGCATTTACTTATTGGTCTTTTTACGATGACCGTTCTTACTGGTTGTGTGAACACAAGTTCATTATCGGGCGACACTTACACAGCAAGCCAAGCTAAACAAGCGCAAAATATTACTTATGGTACGATTGTTTCTGTTCGTGCGGTTAATATTCAGGCAGGCAGTGATGAGAATATCTTAGGTGCCATTGGTGGTGCTGTTCTTGGCGGAATGTTAGGTAACACAATTGGTGGTGGCACAGGCCGTAACCTTGCAACAGCAGCTGGTGCAATCGCAGGTGGTATGGCTGGACAACAAGCACAAGGTGCATTAAATACTACCAAAGGTGTTCAAATTGAAGTTCGTCTAGATAGCGGTAAAACTGTGGCAATCGTTCAAAAAGCAGATAATACTGTTTATAGCCAAGGTCAACGTGTTGCTGTTATTGGTAATGGAAATAATTTAACTGTATCTCCTCGATAA
- the pdxH gene encoding pyridoxamine 5'-phosphate oxidase, protein MTDLDFIDVADLRREYMKGGLRRHELTEQPLVLFEKWLKQACEARLSDPTAMCVATVDENGQPYQRIVLLKHFDEHGLVFYTNLGSRKASHLEHNQRVSLLFPWYPLERQVCFLGKAEKLSPIEVLKYFHSRPKDSQIAAWASQQSSRISARGVLESKFMELKQKFQNGEVPLPSFWGGYRVTFESVEFWQGRENRLHDRFIYQKSPQGWDIERLAP, encoded by the coding sequence ATGACAGATCTTGATTTTATTGATGTTGCTGATTTACGCCGTGAATATATGAAAGGTGGATTACGACGTCATGAACTAACTGAACAGCCATTGGTATTGTTTGAGAAATGGCTAAAACAAGCTTGTGAAGCGCGTTTAAGCGATCCTACAGCAATGTGTGTTGCAACTGTTGATGAAAATGGACAACCTTACCAGCGTATCGTGTTATTAAAGCACTTTGACGAACATGGATTAGTTTTTTACACCAACTTGGGCAGTCGTAAAGCGAGTCATTTAGAGCATAACCAAAGAGTGAGTTTGTTATTTCCTTGGTATCCCTTAGAAAGACAAGTCTGTTTTTTAGGGAAGGCAGAAAAACTTTCGCCTATTGAAGTTTTAAAATACTTCCACAGTCGCCCTAAAGATAGTCAAATTGCGGCTTGGGCTTCTCAACAGTCTTCTCGCATTTCTGCAAGAGGCGTGTTGGAAAGTAAGTTTATGGAATTAAAACAGAAATTCCAAAATGGAGAAGTCCCATTACCGAGTTTCTGGGGTGGATATCGTGTGACATTTGAATCTGTTGAATTTTGGCAAGGACGAGAAAATCGTCTACACGATCGCTTTATTTACCAAAAATCACCACAAGGATGGGATATTGAGCGATTAGCACCTTAA
- the punC gene encoding purine nucleoside transporter PunC yields MNTKTSTQSKTPMSFMVYLAGLSMLGYLAIDMYLPAFGMMQRELAISESAISNSLSIFLFGFAVAQLLWGPLSDKVGRKPILLIGLSLFSLGCLGMLWVESATGLLAMRFLQAFGVCSAAVIWQALVIDRFDESRAQHVFALIMPLVALSPALAPLIGASLLNHGGWRMIFMLLMAVTLVLMLPTLMLKNIKQKSVSDANQSTASFMTLLKSPLYTGNVLVYASCSAGFFAWLAGSPIILEKMGYSPQDIGLSYIPQTIAFMVGGYGCRILLSKMTGKALLPLLLIGYAVSMTALYLVAKFTEPTLTTILIPFCIMAAMNGASYPIAVSNALSAYPEISGKAAALQNALQLGLCSLASFIVSAFISQQPLINTTAIMALTAIPMAVGYFIQRNKSVSKHTVQTAE; encoded by the coding sequence ATGAATACTAAAACGTCCACACAATCAAAAACACCTATGAGCTTCATGGTGTACCTAGCAGGTTTGAGTATGCTGGGTTACTTAGCAATTGATATGTACTTGCCTGCATTCGGTATGATGCAGCGTGAACTTGCTATCAGCGAAAGCGCTATCAGTAATAGCTTAAGTATCTTTTTATTTGGTTTTGCTGTTGCTCAGTTACTTTGGGGACCACTTTCTGACAAAGTTGGTCGTAAACCTATTCTTCTTATTGGATTAAGCCTTTTCTCTTTAGGCTGCCTTGGTATGTTGTGGGTTGAAAGTGCAACGGGTTTACTTGCGATGCGCTTCTTACAAGCTTTTGGTGTCTGCTCTGCGGCTGTTATTTGGCAAGCATTAGTTATTGATCGCTTCGATGAATCTCGCGCTCAACACGTTTTTGCTTTAATTATGCCACTGGTTGCATTATCACCTGCACTCGCCCCTTTAATTGGTGCATCACTATTAAATCACGGCGGCTGGCGTATGATTTTTATGCTATTAATGGCAGTAACACTTGTTTTAATGTTACCAACATTAATGCTGAAAAATATTAAACAAAAATCAGTCTCCGATGCAAACCAATCTACTGCGTCATTTATGACATTACTGAAATCCCCTCTCTATACAGGTAACGTATTAGTTTACGCTTCTTGTAGTGCAGGTTTCTTTGCTTGGTTAGCAGGTTCACCTATTATTCTTGAGAAGATGGGTTACTCACCACAGGATATCGGTTTAAGCTATATTCCACAAACTATTGCCTTTATGGTCGGTGGCTATGGTTGTCGTATTTTACTGTCAAAAATGACGGGTAAAGCATTATTACCACTGCTGTTAATTGGCTATGCTGTTAGTATGACTGCATTATACCTTGTTGCTAAATTTACTGAGCCAACATTAACCACGATCTTAATTCCGTTCTGTATTATGGCTGCAATGAATGGTGCTTCTTATCCAATCGCTGTATCTAATGCTTTATCGGCTTATCCTGAAATCAGTGGTAAAGCAGCCGCATTACAAAATGCACTACAACTGGGTCTTTGTAGTTTAGCAAGTTTTATCGTGTCTGCATTTATCAGCCAACAACCGCTTATTAACACCACAGCAATTATGGCGTTAACAGCGATCCCAATGGCGGTTGGCTACTTTATTCAGCGTAATAAATCCGTTAGCAAACACACAGTTCAAACAGCAGAATAA
- a CDS encoding DUF1289 domain-containing protein has translation MQDQLEFFDIPSPCIGRCEMNAQGYCMGCYRNRQERFNWSTMSTQDKRNVLRLCQQRYLRSFKKGGATIEKENEQLNLF, from the coding sequence ATGCAAGATCAATTAGAATTTTTTGATATTCCTAGCCCTTGTATTGGACGTTGTGAAATGAATGCTCAAGGTTACTGCATGGGATGCTATCGTAATCGGCAAGAACGATTTAATTGGTCAACAATGAGCACACAAGATAAAAGAAATGTATTACGCCTTTGTCAGCAGCGTTATTTAAGATCATTTAAAAAAGGAGGGGCGACAATAGAAAAAGAAAATGAACAACTTAATTTATTTTAA
- the slyA gene encoding transcriptional regulator SlyA yields MESTLGADLARLVRLWRALIDHRLKPLKLTQTHWITLYNISQLPPEQSQIQLAKAIGIEQPSLVRTLDQLEEKKLICRHTCANDRRAKRIKLTNESEPFINEVYAVIEQTRREILGDIRRDEIETLIGIIQKLEKNINRLNS; encoded by the coding sequence GTGGAATCAACATTAGGAGCAGATTTGGCGCGTTTAGTTCGATTATGGCGTGCTTTAATTGATCATCGTCTCAAACCATTAAAATTAACTCAAACCCATTGGATCACTTTGTATAATATTAGCCAATTACCACCAGAGCAGTCACAAATTCAATTGGCTAAAGCTATAGGTATAGAGCAACCATCTTTAGTAAGAACACTAGATCAACTGGAAGAAAAAAAACTGATATGTAGACATACATGTGCAAATGATCGTAGAGCAAAACGTATAAAATTAACAAACGAATCTGAACCTTTTATTAATGAAGTCTATGCAGTTATAGAACAAACAAGACGAGAGATATTGGGTGATATTCGACGAGATGAGATTGAAACGTTAATTGGTATTATTCAAAAGTTGGAAAAAAATATAAATAGACTAAATAGCTAA